The following proteins are co-located in the Betta splendens chromosome 9, fBetSpl5.4, whole genome shotgun sequence genome:
- the lrtm2a gene encoding leucine-rich repeat and transmembrane domain-containing protein 2 isoform X1, with amino-acid sequence MPTVHRVAVSTCCKRLSGCFGFSQSLPTWRLWAWRLDNPYIHPSNRGKPQSSVMPPNTHPPGGISMSPSSATIHPSKPAFLCALCLLAALLPPASSCPPPCICSSDGLVVDCGGRGLSSLPPLHLLPPGSRSLLLANNKLASLGASAFANLSSLEELDLSNNYLDNLPPGLFRDMSNLTRLTLHNNSLTIMDRDLFQGLGGLQSLDLSLNGLSSVPLGLLDELQSLRWLSLASNRLHGLERAAFEPLANLQHLELGHNPWECDCNLRDFKHWMEWLLYRGGKVDAVECTLPKDLRGRDIRGVPVEMFNYCLQLEDENGGGGGEGSRSGHGGVPPCSRSALNPSGATPISDNSGNTGEDSSSNTAGGAAGGGGEAPSDCVRARYRPASVRRAIGTVVIAGVVCGIVCIMMVAAAAYGCIYASLMAKYQRELKKRQPLMGDGEADGEDREEKQISSVA; translated from the exons ATGCCCACTGTGCACCGTGTTGCTGTTTCCACCTGCTGTAAAAGACTTTCTGG GTGTTTTGGTTTTTCGCAGTCGTTGCCCACCTGGAGGCTGTGGGCATGGCGGCTTGACAACCCCTATATCCATCCCTCTAACAGAGGAAAGCCACAGAGCTCTGTCATGCCCCCCAACACCCACCCCCCTGGGGGCATCAGCATGTCCCCATCAAGTGCTACCATCCACCCGTCCAAGCCTG CCTTCCTCTGTGCGCTCTGCCTCCTGGCAGCACTCTTaccaccagcctcctcctgcccccctCCCTGTATCTGCTCCTCAGACGGCCTGGTGGTGGACTGCGGGGGCCGTGGcctctcctccctgcctcccctgCACCTCCTGCCTCCGGGGAGCCGCTCCCTCCTGCTAGCCAACAATAAGCTTGCCTCCCTGGGAGCGTCTGCCTTTGCTAACCTCTCCTCTCTAGAG GAGTTGGACCTCTCTAATAACTACCTAGACAATTTACCACCTGGACTATTCAGAGACATGTCTAACCTGACTAGACTGACTCTGCACAACAATTCTCTAACTATAATGGACAGAGACCTCTTCCAG GGTTTGGGGGGTCTTCAGAGTCTGGATCTGTCCCTAAACGGACTGTCCTCTGTTCCTCTGGGGCTACTGGACGAGTTGCAGAGCCTCAG GTGGCTGTCACTAGCCAGTAACAGACTTCATGGTCTGGAGAGGGCAGCGTTTGAGCCCCTTGCCAACCTACAACACCTAGAACTGGGACACAACCCCTGGGAATGTGACTGCAACCTCCGCGATTTCAAACACTGGATGGAGTGGCTGCTGTACAGAG GGGGAAAGGTGGATGCCGTGGAGTGTACACTACCAAAGGACCTACGTGGGAGAGACATCCGTGGTGTTCCGGTGGAAATGTTCAACTACTGCCTCCAACTTGAGGATGAGAACGGGGGAGGAGGCGGTGAGGGTTCTCGCTCCGGACACGGAGGCGTTCCTCCATGCAGCAGGAGTGCTCTTAACCCCAGTGGGGCAACACCAATTTCTGACAACAGTGGGAACACTGGTGAAGACTCCTCATCGAACACAGCAGGCGGTgccgcaggaggaggaggagaagccccGTCAGATTGCGTTCGCGCTCGCTACCGACCTGCGAGTGTGCGCCGCGCCATCGGCACAGTGGTGATTGCAGGCGTGGTGTGCGGCATAGTTTGCATCATGATGGTGGCAGCTGCAGCGTATGGCTGCATCTACGCCTCTCTGATGGCCAAATACCAGAGAGAGCTGAAGAAGAGGCAGCCACTCATGGGAGATGGAGAGGCAGATGGGGAGGATAGGGAGGAGAAACAGATCTCCTCTGTGGCTTAA
- the lrtm2a gene encoding leucine-rich repeat and transmembrane domain-containing protein 2 isoform X2, which translates to MPPNTHPPGGISMSPSSATIHPSKPAFLCALCLLAALLPPASSCPPPCICSSDGLVVDCGGRGLSSLPPLHLLPPGSRSLLLANNKLASLGASAFANLSSLEELDLSNNYLDNLPPGLFRDMSNLTRLTLHNNSLTIMDRDLFQGLGGLQSLDLSLNGLSSVPLGLLDELQSLRWLSLASNRLHGLERAAFEPLANLQHLELGHNPWECDCNLRDFKHWMEWLLYRGGKVDAVECTLPKDLRGRDIRGVPVEMFNYCLQLEDENGGGGGEGSRSGHGGVPPCSRSALNPSGATPISDNSGNTGEDSSSNTAGGAAGGGGEAPSDCVRARYRPASVRRAIGTVVIAGVVCGIVCIMMVAAAAYGCIYASLMAKYQRELKKRQPLMGDGEADGEDREEKQISSVA; encoded by the exons ATGCCCCCCAACACCCACCCCCCTGGGGGCATCAGCATGTCCCCATCAAGTGCTACCATCCACCCGTCCAAGCCTG CCTTCCTCTGTGCGCTCTGCCTCCTGGCAGCACTCTTaccaccagcctcctcctgcccccctCCCTGTATCTGCTCCTCAGACGGCCTGGTGGTGGACTGCGGGGGCCGTGGcctctcctccctgcctcccctgCACCTCCTGCCTCCGGGGAGCCGCTCCCTCCTGCTAGCCAACAATAAGCTTGCCTCCCTGGGAGCGTCTGCCTTTGCTAACCTCTCCTCTCTAGAG GAGTTGGACCTCTCTAATAACTACCTAGACAATTTACCACCTGGACTATTCAGAGACATGTCTAACCTGACTAGACTGACTCTGCACAACAATTCTCTAACTATAATGGACAGAGACCTCTTCCAG GGTTTGGGGGGTCTTCAGAGTCTGGATCTGTCCCTAAACGGACTGTCCTCTGTTCCTCTGGGGCTACTGGACGAGTTGCAGAGCCTCAG GTGGCTGTCACTAGCCAGTAACAGACTTCATGGTCTGGAGAGGGCAGCGTTTGAGCCCCTTGCCAACCTACAACACCTAGAACTGGGACACAACCCCTGGGAATGTGACTGCAACCTCCGCGATTTCAAACACTGGATGGAGTGGCTGCTGTACAGAG GGGGAAAGGTGGATGCCGTGGAGTGTACACTACCAAAGGACCTACGTGGGAGAGACATCCGTGGTGTTCCGGTGGAAATGTTCAACTACTGCCTCCAACTTGAGGATGAGAACGGGGGAGGAGGCGGTGAGGGTTCTCGCTCCGGACACGGAGGCGTTCCTCCATGCAGCAGGAGTGCTCTTAACCCCAGTGGGGCAACACCAATTTCTGACAACAGTGGGAACACTGGTGAAGACTCCTCATCGAACACAGCAGGCGGTgccgcaggaggaggaggagaagccccGTCAGATTGCGTTCGCGCTCGCTACCGACCTGCGAGTGTGCGCCGCGCCATCGGCACAGTGGTGATTGCAGGCGTGGTGTGCGGCATAGTTTGCATCATGATGGTGGCAGCTGCAGCGTATGGCTGCATCTACGCCTCTCTGATGGCCAAATACCAGAGAGAGCTGAAGAAGAGGCAGCCACTCATGGGAGATGGAGAGGCAGATGGGGAGGATAGGGAGGAGAAACAGATCTCCTCTGTGGCTTAA